A genomic stretch from bacterium includes:
- a CDS encoding class I SAM-dependent DNA methyltransferase produces the protein MTNDSKALVQKLWDFCDVLRDDGLSYGDYLEQLTYLLFLKMADEQYELLGEDRVVPEGLDWPSLMSRSGAALESHYNEILDDLGVGADMLGVVFRKARNRIQNPAKLELLIKDLIDGHEWLSLDADLKGAAYEGLIEKTAREGARGAGQYFTPRPLISAIVDVMQPGPADRICDPACGTGGFFLGAYRSVVERHSPLDPDQRDHLRSGAFTGWEIADLPARLCAMNMLLHGIESPGSDSPVHVDDALRDDPGIRFDMVLTNPPFGRSSSDSYERESFWATTKNKQLNFVQHIVGLLKVGGSAAVVVPDNVLFEAGAGETIRRRLLGDCDVHTLLRLPTGIFYAQGVKANVLFFERREGAEHPWTRDLWVYDLRTNRRFTLKQNPITRADLDDFVNCYQPGNRHRRVESERFKKYTYDELIQRDKVSLDVFWLRDDSLEDTENLPAPGILAAEIVEDLQAALEELQALAESLNGGQKTS, from the coding sequence ATGACCAACGATTCCAAGGCTCTCGTTCAGAAGTTGTGGGACTTCTGCGACGTGCTCCGCGACGACGGTCTGTCCTACGGCGACTATCTGGAGCAACTCACCTACCTGCTGTTTCTGAAGATGGCCGACGAGCAGTACGAGCTGTTGGGCGAGGACCGGGTGGTGCCCGAGGGGCTCGACTGGCCGTCACTGATGAGCCGGTCGGGCGCGGCTCTGGAGTCTCACTACAACGAGATCCTCGACGACCTCGGCGTCGGCGCCGACATGCTGGGCGTCGTGTTCCGCAAGGCTCGCAACAGGATCCAGAACCCGGCCAAGCTGGAGTTGCTGATCAAGGACCTCATCGACGGACACGAGTGGCTGAGCCTCGACGCCGACCTGAAGGGCGCCGCGTACGAGGGGCTGATCGAGAAGACCGCCCGCGAGGGCGCCAGGGGTGCAGGCCAATACTTCACACCACGGCCGCTGATCTCGGCGATCGTCGACGTGATGCAGCCCGGCCCGGCGGATCGGATCTGCGACCCGGCGTGCGGCACCGGCGGGTTCTTCCTCGGCGCCTACCGGTCAGTGGTCGAGCGCCACTCCCCGCTGGACCCCGACCAGCGTGACCATCTGCGGTCGGGCGCGTTCACGGGCTGGGAGATCGCCGACCTGCCGGCGCGACTGTGCGCGATGAACATGCTGCTGCACGGCATCGAGAGCCCCGGGTCCGACTCGCCGGTGCACGTCGACGACGCGCTGAGGGACGACCCCGGCATCCGCTTCGACATGGTGCTCACCAACCCCCCGTTCGGACGGTCGTCGTCGGACAGCTACGAACGGGAGAGCTTCTGGGCAACCACCAAGAACAAGCAGCTCAACTTCGTGCAGCACATCGTCGGCCTGCTCAAGGTCGGCGGCTCAGCAGCCGTGGTGGTACCCGACAACGTGCTGTTCGAGGCCGGCGCTGGCGAGACGATCCGCCGCCGGCTCCTGGGCGACTGCGACGTGCACACGCTGCTGCGCCTGCCGACGGGGATCTTCTACGCCCAAGGCGTCAAGGCCAACGTGCTGTTCTTCGAGCGCCGAGAGGGCGCCGAGCACCCCTGGACCCGCGACTTGTGGGTGTACGACCTGCGAACCAACAGGCGCTTCACCCTCAAACAGAACCCGATCACCCGAGCCGACCTCGATGACTTCGTCAACTGCTACCAACCCGGCAACCGCCACCGGCGAGTCGAGTCCGAGAGGTTCAAGAAATACACCTACGACGAACTGATCCAGCGCGACAAGGTGAGCCTCGACGTCTTCTGGCTCCGCGACGACAGCCTCGAAGACACCGAGAACCTGCCGGCCCCCGGAATCCTCGCCGCCGAAATCGTCGAAGACCTGCAAGCCGCCCTCGAAGAACTCCAAGCACTCGCCGAGAGCCTCAACGGCGGACAAAAGACATCATGA
- a CDS encoding type II toxin-antitoxin system PemK/MazF family toxin: protein MQRGEIWFARTPGGDRPVLVLTRDPVADRIGAVVSAALTRTQRGTAAELTLTTRRDGVPRDCVVNFDTIYTIRRDHFRRRVTTLSPGRMADACRALMAATGC from the coding sequence ATGCAACGGGGTGAGATTTGGTTCGCCCGCACACCCGGCGGAGATCGGCCCGTTCTGGTGCTCACCCGTGACCCAGTCGCCGACCGGATCGGCGCGGTGGTATCCGCCGCTCTGACGCGCACGCAGCGGGGAACCGCCGCCGAGTTGACGCTGACGACACGCCGCGACGGCGTGCCGCGGGACTGTGTCGTCAACTTCGACACCATCTACACGATCCGACGAGATCACTTTCGCCGCCGTGTCACGACACTCTCGCCGGGACGCATGGCCGATGCTTGCCGGGCACTCATGGCAGCCACCGGCTGCTGA
- a CDS encoding XRE family transcriptional regulator, with product MGHRRFADIVGDISPERRARIDAIKEEARADAVAFNLAELRRHRELTQVELAERLEKAQASISAMEGAGDNLLSTWRSVVESMGGRLELVAVFDDERIAIPTAEPA from the coding sequence ATGGGACATCGCAGGTTCGCTGACATCGTCGGCGACATCAGCCCTGAACGTCGGGCCCGAATCGATGCCATCAAGGAAGAAGCGCGCGCTGACGCTGTGGCTTTCAACCTCGCGGAACTCCGTCGACATCGCGAACTCACGCAGGTCGAACTCGCCGAGCGCCTCGAGAAGGCCCAGGCGTCGATCTCGGCGATGGAGGGCGCCGGCGACAATCTCCTGTCGACATGGCGCTCGGTGGTCGAAAGCATGGGCGGCCGGCTCGAACTCGTCGCCGTGTTCGACGATGAGCGCATCGCCATTCCGACCGCCGAGCCGGCGTGA
- a CDS encoding PIN domain-containing protein, with amino-acid sequence MAVLVDAGPLYAYVDADDRNHRAALELLRSHPEPLVVPTLVITEVAYLVGARLGTGAEVRFLGDLASDDFIVEPVADDDWLRIAELVARHGDLPLGTVDGSIVAAAERLGITQVATFDRRHFTVVRPAHIDALEILP; translated from the coding sequence ATAGCCGTCCTCGTCGACGCCGGCCCGCTGTACGCCTACGTCGACGCCGACGACCGCAACCACCGCGCCGCTCTGGAGCTACTGCGGAGCCATCCCGAGCCGCTGGTGGTGCCCACGCTGGTCATAACCGAGGTGGCCTATCTGGTCGGCGCGCGGCTCGGCACCGGCGCCGAGGTCCGGTTCCTGGGAGATCTGGCATCCGATGACTTCATCGTCGAGCCCGTGGCGGACGATGACTGGCTGCGGATCGCCGAACTGGTCGCCCGCCACGGCGATCTGCCGCTCGGCACCGTGGACGGCTCGATCGTCGCCGCTGCCGAGCGCCTCGGGATCACGCAGGTGGCGACCTTCGACCGCCGCCACTTCACCGTCGTCCGCCCCGCCCACATCGACGCCCTGGAGATCCTCCCCTGA
- a CDS encoding ribbon-helix-helix protein, CopG family, giving the protein MLSFRTDEEQVAGATRWAATLGIDRSELLREALRRHLQQLEADQDVLIYEETPLTEDELALEEIAYWHPNEDWSDWADATG; this is encoded by the coding sequence ATGCTCAGTTTCCGGACCGACGAGGAGCAGGTCGCCGGGGCCACCCGCTGGGCGGCAACCCTCGGCATCGACCGGTCAGAGCTCCTGCGTGAGGCACTCCGTCGGCACCTCCAGCAACTGGAGGCGGACCAGGACGTTCTGATCTACGAGGAGACGCCCTTGACGGAGGACGAGTTGGCCCTCGAAGAGATCGCCTACTGGCACCCGAACGAAGACTGGAGCGACTGGGCCGATGCAACGGGGTGA
- a CDS encoding MFS transporter codes for MTEGGGAGTPPQGIEPRPATVGDTPQEHRPTPADQTAAPATAARESAPATAAPDPRRWLLLAGIWAMYVAFGLVVASLAPVLTPLGEDLGLSKSRLGAILGTWPAVFIFAAVPCGRLLDRIGLRWALFAGGVLMGLSGVLRGLATGSVTLFVAVGIFGLGAPMISNGAPKLVVGWFGEGERAKATGIYVTGPVVGQAIALAAANSVIVPVAGGSWRSVPLVFAAVTGAVCVLWLILTARIDSSTPQGGPGPTGGNTERAGVAALMSNPAMRLVLAMAVAVFFVNHGLNNWLPKIIEDGGLSAENAGYLTAAAYAAGLLGPLTLPRLGNRYPLAAPVGVSLGLGAVIAMLTLVSGLASTPFLMLIGILRFGLAGLCLLTLMRVPGVDGRNMGIASGLFFTAGEIGGFGGPFAVGAIGDATGGFDASLWTLTAAAVLVAALFAVIHRRSTRGPSRAEAAGVPDDGSTRPEPPGPVL; via the coding sequence TTGACGGAAGGCGGCGGGGCGGGGACCCCGCCGCAGGGCATCGAGCCCCGGCCGGCGACCGTCGGGGACACCCCGCAGGAGCATCGCCCGACGCCCGCCGATCAGACGGCAGCACCGGCCACAGCCGCCCGGGAATCGGCCCCGGCGACCGCAGCGCCGGACCCGCGGCGATGGCTCCTGCTGGCCGGGATCTGGGCGATGTACGTCGCCTTCGGCCTGGTCGTGGCGTCGCTGGCGCCGGTGCTCACCCCCCTCGGCGAGGATCTGGGGCTCAGCAAGTCCCGCCTCGGCGCCATCCTGGGGACCTGGCCGGCGGTGTTCATCTTCGCCGCGGTGCCGTGCGGGCGCCTGCTCGACCGCATCGGGCTCCGCTGGGCACTGTTCGCCGGCGGCGTGCTGATGGGTCTCTCGGGCGTGCTGCGCGGGCTGGCGACTGGGAGCGTCACGCTGTTCGTTGCCGTGGGGATCTTCGGCCTGGGCGCCCCGATGATCTCCAACGGCGCCCCCAAACTCGTCGTCGGTTGGTTCGGCGAGGGCGAGCGCGCCAAAGCCACCGGGATTTACGTCACCGGTCCCGTCGTCGGGCAGGCCATCGCCCTGGCGGCGGCCAACAGCGTCATCGTTCCCGTAGCCGGAGGCAGCTGGCGCAGCGTGCCGCTGGTGTTCGCCGCGGTCACGGGAGCCGTCTGTGTCCTGTGGCTGATACTGACGGCCCGGATCGACTCCTCGACGCCGCAGGGTGGCCCGGGCCCGACCGGCGGGAACACCGAACGGGCGGGCGTGGCCGCCCTGATGAGCAATCCAGCGATGCGGCTGGTGCTGGCCATGGCCGTGGCCGTCTTCTTCGTGAACCACGGGCTGAACAACTGGCTGCCGAAGATCATCGAGGACGGCGGGCTGTCGGCCGAGAACGCCGGCTACCTGACGGCGGCGGCATACGCGGCCGGGTTGCTGGGCCCGCTGACGCTGCCGCGCCTGGGCAACCGCTACCCGCTGGCCGCGCCCGTGGGCGTCTCGCTGGGCCTCGGCGCCGTCATCGCCATGCTGACGCTGGTCTCGGGCCTCGCCTCGACGCCGTTCCTGATGCTCATCGGCATCTTGCGCTTCGGACTCGCCGGGCTGTGCCTGCTCACCCTCATGCGCGTGCCCGGAGTGGACGGCCGCAACATGGGCATAGCCAGCGGGCTGTTCTTCACCGCTGGCGAGATCGGCGGGTTCGGAGGGCCGTTCGCCGTGGGCGCCATCGGCGACGCCACCGGCGGATTCGACGCCAGCCTGTGGACCCTCACCGCCGCCGCGGTCCTAGTCGCCGCCCTGTTCGCCGTGATCCACCGGCGCAGCACCCGCGGCCCGAGCCGAGCCGAGGCGGCAGGCGTGCCCGACGACGGCTCGACCCGGCCCGAACCACCCGGCCCTGTCCTGTAG
- a CDS encoding type II toxin-antitoxin system RelE/ParE family toxin, with translation MAVVELLAEHGPGLDRPHADRVRGSKYHNMKELRPRGVAKHCRVLFIFDPRRKAILLLGGDKSGQWAKWYATAIPRAERLYEDYLADLKAQGLLDDT, from the coding sequence ATCGCTGTTGTTGAGCTCCTCGCCGAACATGGCCCGGGACTCGACCGGCCACACGCCGACCGGGTCCGGGGCTCGAAGTACCACAACATGAAGGAGTTACGGCCCAGAGGCGTGGCCAAGCATTGCCGGGTGCTGTTCATCTTCGATCCCCGTCGTAAAGCGATCCTGCTCCTTGGCGGCGACAAGAGCGGGCAGTGGGCGAAGTGGTACGCAACGGCCATCCCCCGAGCAGAGCGGCTCTACGAGGACTACCTCGCAGACCTGAAGGCACAGGGCCTCCTTGACGACACCTAA
- a CDS encoding ribbon-helix-helix protein, CopG family: protein MRRTTVMLPDDLDLRLRREAARRNMTISEVTREAIEQHVGGPPRRLRAAGAGRSGRDDVSERIEEILAAEVTP, encoded by the coding sequence ATGCGGCGGACGACCGTGATGCTTCCCGACGATCTGGATCTGCGTCTGCGCCGCGAGGCGGCGCGCCGCAACATGACCATCTCCGAAGTCACCCGCGAGGCCATCGAGCAACATGTCGGCGGGCCGCCCCGCCGGTTGCGGGCCGCTGGAGCCGGTCGCAGCGGGCGCGACGACGTCTCCGAGCGCATCGAGGAGATCCTGGCCGCCGAGGTGACCCCATAG
- a CDS encoding restriction endonuclease subunit S gives MNDEMPPGWAWATFGDVSNVVGGATPKTKIAANWGDDVSWITPDDLSHHSGMYIDRGRRSLTREGYESCSAQLMPAGSVLFTSRAPIGYVAISSGPVCTNQGFKSFVPQSGLRSEYLYWYLRFATPRIRALGSGTTFKEISKAVAASIWLPVPPNAEQKRIVAAIEEHFSRLDFAETALEVTRSKLQALRRSVLAAAFAGRLTNPPAAADTDLGQLPAGWEQATIGEVSNVVGGATPKTTVAANWGDGISWITPDDLSRHNGMYIERGRRSLTREGYESCSAQLMPAGSVLFSSRAPIGYVAISSGPVCTNQGFKSFVPQTGLMSKYLYWYLRFATPDIQAMGSGTTFKEISKKVALSIPLILPPIDEQEQIVIAIEEFFSRLDAAEVALEIVWSKLQAFRRAVLAEAFAGRLVPQDSDDEPAAALLARIAAERPVRPTSRKRSI, from the coding sequence ATGAACGACGAGATGCCACCTGGATGGGCATGGGCAACGTTCGGAGACGTATCCAACGTCGTTGGAGGCGCGACTCCGAAGACGAAAATCGCCGCGAACTGGGGAGATGACGTCTCTTGGATAACCCCAGATGACCTCTCGCATCACAGTGGGATGTACATCGACAGGGGCCGCAGATCACTGACTCGCGAGGGCTACGAATCGTGTTCTGCGCAACTGATGCCAGCCGGATCCGTCCTTTTCACCTCTCGCGCCCCGATTGGATATGTCGCGATCTCGTCCGGCCCGGTGTGCACAAATCAGGGTTTCAAGAGCTTTGTACCACAGAGCGGCCTGAGAAGTGAATACCTGTACTGGTACCTACGCTTTGCTACCCCGAGAATTCGAGCGCTGGGGAGCGGAACGACGTTCAAGGAGATCTCAAAGGCTGTGGCCGCCTCAATATGGCTACCTGTCCCGCCCAATGCGGAACAGAAGCGGATCGTCGCCGCCATCGAGGAGCACTTCTCTCGCCTTGACTTCGCGGAAACCGCTCTCGAGGTCACCCGATCCAAGTTGCAGGCGCTGCGGCGATCAGTGCTTGCCGCCGCCTTCGCCGGCCGCCTCACAAACCCGCCCGCCGCCGCCGACACCGACCTTGGCCAGCTACCAGCAGGCTGGGAACAGGCAACAATCGGGGAAGTCTCTAACGTCGTGGGAGGTGCGACTCCAAAAACAACCGTCGCCGCGAATTGGGGAGACGGCATCTCCTGGATAACCCCAGACGACCTTTCGAGACACAACGGAATGTACATTGAGCGAGGCCGCAGATCGCTAACCCGCGAAGGCTACGAATCGTGCTCCGCACAACTGATGCCAGCCGGGTCCGTCCTCTTTTCGTCGCGGGCTCCAATCGGATATGTCGCAATCTCCTCCGGCCCCGTATGCACAAATCAAGGCTTCAAGAGCTTTGTGCCCCAGACCGGCTTGATGAGCAAGTATCTGTACTGGTATCTGCGCTTTGCTACACCCGACATCCAGGCAATGGGTAGCGGCACTACCTTCAAGGAGATTTCCAAGAAGGTCGCTCTCTCGATACCGCTCATACTCCCGCCAATAGACGAACAAGAACAGATTGTCATCGCTATCGAGGAGTTCTTCTCGCGCCTTGACGCTGCCGAAGTGGCTCTGGAGATCGTTTGGTCGAAACTGCAAGCCTTCCGGCGTGCTGTACTGGCTGAGGCGTTCGCGGGCAGGCTCGTCCCCCAGGATTCCGATGATGAACCGGCCGCAGCCCTGCTCGCGCGCATCGCCGCCGAGCGCCCAGTGCGCCCGACCAGCAGGAAGAGATCCATATGA
- a CDS encoding amidohydrolase family protein, whose translation MRSGPIDIHAHVLPENCLAIPTATGELQLREVNGELHLGNLSLSIRTVTMYDMDMILADMDTYGLAVRAMSPPPFTFALDAPADRAAAFVTSVNDGLVAMCEQAPDRLRGLGSLPLADLDAAMVELRRLAEIDWVRGVTVPPLVCGVSFEADPLRSVLIEAHRLGMCMIVHPMQLPGPGLGHHYLINLLGNPTETAAAIGAVILSGLADELDGLRLAFLHGAGCAPGVLGRWDHGWGARPDVSADCTRPPSEVFRDRIWADNLTHSADHLRFLASVAGAERLALGSDYPFDMAAKDPVGAAEAAGLDVEQLTRNALRFLGY comes from the coding sequence ATGCGATCCGGCCCGATCGACATCCACGCGCACGTCCTGCCCGAGAACTGCCTCGCCATCCCCACCGCCACCGGTGAACTGCAGCTGCGCGAGGTGAACGGCGAACTGCACTTGGGGAACCTGTCGCTGTCGATCCGGACGGTGACGATGTACGACATGGACATGATCCTGGCCGACATGGACACCTACGGGCTGGCGGTGCGGGCCATGTCGCCGCCGCCGTTCACGTTCGCCCTCGACGCCCCCGCCGACCGGGCCGCCGCCTTCGTGACCTCGGTGAACGACGGGCTCGTGGCGATGTGCGAGCAGGCGCCCGACCGGCTGCGGGGGCTGGGGTCGCTGCCGCTGGCCGACCTGGACGCCGCCATGGTGGAGTTGCGGCGCTTGGCGGAGATCGACTGGGTGCGCGGCGTCACGGTGCCGCCGCTGGTGTGCGGCGTCTCCTTCGAGGCCGACCCGCTGCGCAGCGTCCTCATCGAGGCCCACCGGCTGGGGATGTGCATGATCGTGCACCCGATGCAGCTCCCCGGCCCCGGACTGGGGCACCACTACCTCATCAACCTGTTGGGCAACCCCACCGAGACGGCGGCGGCCATCGGGGCGGTGATCCTCTCGGGACTCGCCGACGAGCTCGACGGGCTGCGGCTGGCGTTCCTGCACGGCGCCGGCTGCGCGCCCGGCGTGCTGGGACGATGGGATCACGGTTGGGGCGCCCGCCCCGACGTGTCCGCCGACTGCACCCGGCCACCCAGCGAGGTGTTCCGGGACCGCATCTGGGCAGACAACCTCACCCACAGCGCCGACCACCTCCGCTTCCTGGCCTCGGTGGCCGGCGCCGAGCGCTTGGCCCTCGGCTCTGACTACCCGTTCGACATGGCCGCCAAAGACCCGGTCGGCGCGGCTGAGGCCGCTGGCCTCGACGTGGAGCAACTCACGCGCAACGCCCTGCGGTTCCTGGGCTATTGA
- a CDS encoding DEAD/DEAH box helicase family protein has product MAGDSFDILTAEQRARVEIDAQLKACGWTVQDYHHAAVRETQGVAVREMPTTAGRADYVLFVNGQAVGVIEAKKAGTTLTGVEWQTRRYQTSFPHELPAFLVDEALPFGYESTALDTRFTCGLDPDPASRRVFTFHRPETFARWQQEHARLKDRKPPENWATLRGGVRRLPELDPVGLWSAQAEAIRNLEASFWANRPRALIQMATGSGKTFTAANAVYRLLRHAGAGRVLFLVDRANLGRQAVREFQGFETPDDRRKFTELYNVRFLESSRLDMSDESATKVHVSTIQRIYSILRGEELDEGLDERSGFDMAPRDPVEVVYNPAVPIESYDVIIIDECHRSIYGVWRQVLEYFDAFLVGLTATPGKQTLGFFDQNLVMEYGHERAVADRVNVDFDVFRIRTEVSEAGGTVDAGMVTEFRDRETREQRFDRMDDDLDYDAADLDRKVVAPDQIRTVIATLRDSMPAMFGDRIVAENGQLKHIPKTLIFAKDDSHADDIVRIVREEFGLPNMGAVKITYRSGDSGHKPEDLLQQFRTSYDTRIAVTVDMIATGTDVRPIECVVFMRMVRSRNFYEQMKGRGVRTIDGSDLRIVTPDATAKDHFVIVDAVGVTEADLNDTVPLERNHNIGFDKLLNLIGLGSTDEEVVSSVASRLARLDKRITQPDRLEVEAVAGVSLTGLAAQLVDALDPGRHLDVARGDTGSADPTAEQIAAARDRLVTEALQPIAGNPQLREKLMDIRRSYEQVIDAASADRLISGEFSADAADRARGVIASFTQYIEDNRDEITALQVLYSQPYGGGLTFADVRELANAIGRPPRRWTPKTLWAAYETLDASKVRGSGHRVNTDLVSLVRYALGNADELVAYPDLVNERFDAWLQEQDNTGRAFTEDQLAYLHLIKDHIAASLTIAPRDLIETPFSEHGGLGRARQLFGPDLNPLLDELTQALAA; this is encoded by the coding sequence ATGGCGGGTGATTCGTTCGACATCCTGACCGCCGAGCAGCGCGCCCGGGTGGAGATCGACGCGCAGCTCAAGGCGTGTGGCTGGACGGTGCAGGACTACCACCACGCCGCGGTGCGCGAGACCCAAGGGGTGGCGGTGCGGGAGATGCCCACCACCGCGGGGCGCGCCGACTACGTGCTGTTCGTGAACGGCCAAGCCGTCGGGGTGATCGAGGCGAAGAAGGCCGGCACGACGCTCACCGGTGTCGAATGGCAGACCCGCAGGTACCAAACGAGCTTCCCGCACGAACTGCCGGCGTTCCTCGTCGACGAGGCGCTGCCGTTCGGCTACGAATCGACCGCCCTCGACACCCGGTTCACCTGCGGACTGGACCCCGACCCGGCATCACGGCGGGTGTTCACGTTCCATCGGCCCGAGACCTTCGCCCGCTGGCAGCAAGAGCACGCCCGCCTCAAGGACCGGAAGCCCCCCGAGAACTGGGCCACGTTGCGGGGCGGGGTCCGGCGGCTACCCGAGTTGGACCCGGTCGGACTCTGGTCAGCGCAGGCGGAGGCGATCCGCAACCTCGAGGCATCGTTCTGGGCGAACCGGCCCCGGGCACTGATCCAGATGGCCACCGGATCAGGCAAGACGTTCACGGCGGCCAACGCCGTCTACCGGCTCCTCCGCCACGCCGGCGCTGGGCGTGTCCTGTTCCTGGTGGATCGGGCCAACCTGGGCCGCCAGGCGGTCCGGGAGTTCCAGGGGTTCGAGACGCCCGACGACCGCCGGAAGTTCACAGAGCTCTACAACGTCCGCTTCCTCGAATCCTCCCGGCTCGACATGAGTGACGAGTCGGCCACGAAGGTGCACGTGTCCACCATCCAGCGCATCTACTCGATCCTGCGGGGCGAGGAACTCGACGAGGGCCTCGATGAGCGGTCCGGCTTCGACATGGCGCCCCGAGACCCGGTGGAGGTCGTCTACAACCCGGCCGTGCCGATCGAGTCCTACGACGTGATCATCATCGACGAGTGCCACCGGTCGATCTACGGGGTGTGGCGCCAGGTGCTCGAGTACTTCGACGCCTTCCTCGTCGGGCTGACGGCCACGCCCGGCAAGCAGACGCTCGGCTTCTTCGATCAGAACCTGGTCATGGAGTACGGCCACGAGCGCGCCGTGGCCGACCGGGTGAACGTGGACTTCGACGTGTTCCGCATCCGCACCGAGGTCAGCGAGGCGGGCGGCACGGTCGACGCAGGCATGGTCACGGAGTTCAGGGACCGGGAGACCCGCGAGCAGCGATTCGACCGCATGGACGACGACCTCGACTACGACGCCGCCGACCTCGACCGCAAGGTCGTCGCCCCCGACCAGATCCGGACCGTCATCGCCACGCTGCGCGACTCGATGCCGGCCATGTTCGGGGACCGCATCGTGGCCGAGAACGGCCAGCTGAAGCACATCCCCAAGACGCTGATCTTCGCCAAGGACGACAGCCACGCCGACGACATCGTCCGGATCGTTCGCGAGGAGTTCGGGCTACCCAACATGGGCGCCGTGAAGATCACCTACCGGTCGGGCGACAGCGGCCACAAGCCCGAGGACCTGCTCCAACAGTTCCGCACCTCCTACGACACCCGCATCGCCGTGACCGTCGACATGATCGCCACCGGCACCGACGTGAGGCCCATCGAATGCGTCGTGTTCATGCGCATGGTCCGCAGCCGCAACTTCTACGAGCAGATGAAGGGCCGGGGCGTGCGGACCATCGACGGCAGCGACCTGCGGATCGTCACGCCCGACGCCACCGCCAAGGATCACTTCGTGATCGTCGACGCCGTCGGCGTCACCGAAGCCGACCTCAACGACACGGTGCCGCTCGAACGCAACCACAACATCGGCTTCGACAAGCTGCTCAACCTGATCGGTCTCGGATCCACCGACGAAGAGGTGGTCTCCTCGGTGGCCTCGCGGCTCGCCCGCCTCGACAAGCGCATCACCCAACCCGACCGTCTGGAGGTCGAAGCGGTCGCCGGTGTGAGCCTCACCGGCCTGGCCGCCCAACTCGTCGACGCCCTCGACCCCGGCCGCCACCTCGACGTCGCCCGTGGCGACACCGGCTCAGCGGATCCCACCGCCGAGCAGATCGCAGCCGCTCGCGATCGGCTCGTCACCGAAGCGCTCCAGCCCATCGCCGGGAACCCGCAACTCCGGGAAAAGCTCATGGATATCCGCCGCAGTTACGAGCAGGTCATCGATGCCGCCTCCGCCGACCGGCTCATCTCCGGGGAGTTCTCCGCCGACGCCGCCGACCGCGCACGGGGAGTGATCGCATCGTTCACCCAGTACATCGAGGACAACCGTGACGAGATCACAGCGCTGCAGGTCCTCTACAGCCAGCCTTACGGAGGTGGCCTCACCTTCGCCGACGTCCGGGAACTCGCCAACGCCATCGGGCGCCCGCCGCGCCGGTGGACCCCCAAGACGCTCTGGGCCGCCTACGAAACCCTCGACGCCTCCAAGGTCCGGGGGTCAGGCCACCGCGTCAACACCGACCTCGTCAGCCTTGTCCGCTACGCCCTCGGCAACGCTGACGAACTCGTGGCGTACCCCGACCTCGTGAACGAGCGCTTCGACGCCTGGCTACAGGAGCAGGACAACACCGGCCGTGCCTTCACGGAGGATCAGCTCGCCTACCTCCACCTGATCAAGGACCACATCGCCGCCAGCCTCACCATCGCTCCCCGTGACCTCATCGAGACCCCGTTCAGCGAACACGGAGGCCTCGGCCGAGCCCGCCAACTCTTCGGCCCCGATCTCAACCCGCTGCTGGACGAACTCACGCAAGCTCTCGCCGCATGA